The Clostridioides difficile genome has a segment encoding these proteins:
- a CDS encoding aminopeptidase P family protein: protein MNKIEKIRKYLKECNIDGILINSSTNKFYIGNLFSSSGYVFITKDKQYIIVDFRYFEEVKRKSDLFDVILMDKNRIYFDIINDICRNENIKEIGFEGSEVSFDSYKSMSNKLNATLKSVDLSTLRKEKDEDEIKHIKKACEIVDATFYHIIDFIKIGMTERQVENEIVRFIKELGGQKESFDTIVASGLRGALPHGKASEKVIEYGDFVTFDFGAKYNNYCSDITRTICMGTTNKELEKIYTIVKKANEECIKVLKPGMTTGEIDKIARDIISSYGYGDNFGHNLGHGVGIMVHEYPALSPESNEVLKEGMVVTIEPGIYVPELGGVRIEDDVLITQNGCMRLTTSTKDLIVVN, encoded by the coding sequence ATGAATAAAATAGAAAAAATAAGAAAGTATCTTAAAGAGTGTAATATAGATGGAATTCTTATTAATAGTTCTACCAATAAGTTTTATATTGGAAATCTATTTAGTTCATCAGGCTATGTTTTTATAACGAAAGATAAACAATATATAATAGTAGATTTTAGATACTTTGAAGAAGTTAAAAGAAAATCAGATTTATTTGATGTTATATTAATGGATAAAAATAGAATTTATTTTGACATAATTAATGATATTTGTAGAAATGAAAATATAAAAGAAATCGGATTTGAAGGAAGTGAAGTATCTTTTGACTCATATAAAAGTATGAGTAACAAATTAAATGCAACTTTAAAATCAGTTGATTTATCTACTCTAAGAAAAGAGAAAGATGAAGATGAAATAAAACATATAAAAAAAGCTTGTGAAATAGTAGATGCTACATTTTATCATATAATTGACTTTATAAAAATTGGAATGACTGAAAGACAAGTGGAAAATGAAATTGTGAGATTTATAAAAGAATTAGGTGGACAAAAAGAGTCATTTGACACTATAGTTGCATCTGGTTTGAGAGGAGCCTTACCTCATGGAAAAGCTAGTGAAAAAGTTATAGAGTATGGAGATTTTGTTACATTTGATTTTGGAGCTAAGTACAATAATTATTGTTCAGACATTACTAGAACTATTTGTATGGGAACTACAAATAAAGAGTTGGAAAAAATATATACTATAGTAAAGAAAGCTAATGAAGAGTGTATAAAGGTTTTAAAGCCAGGTATGACTACTGGTGAAATAGATAAGATTGCAAGAGATATAATTAGTTCATATGGATATGGTGATAATTTTGGTCACAATTTGGGACATGGAGTAGGAATTATGGTTCATGAGTACCCAGCATTGTCTCCAGAATCAAATGAAGTATTAAAAGAAGGCATGGTTGTAACTATAGAGCCTGGTATATATGTACCAGAGCTTGGAGGAGTAAGAATTGAAGATGATGTACTTATAACTCAAAATGGGTGTATGAGATTGACTACATCTACCAAAGATTTAATAGTTGTAAATTAA
- a CDS encoding FAD:protein FMN transferase, producing the protein MNKKKITFIFVILILALILFSFFRSSSQNTKYSKTSYYLGTVNEVTIFNTKESKSDKILNECDKILRYIDNKMSTHIPGSDVSKINDNAGKDFVKVSDDTFFVVQEAIEYSKLSNGYFDITIGPLSNLWAIGTDKAKVPNDSEINELLPLIDYKNIILDEKNKSIKLVKEDMKIDLGAIAKGYAADKIVGYLKSEGIKKALVNLGGNIFTLEDSKNNKPFKIGIQDPTSKNGESIGNIETTNKSVVTSGIYERFIEKDGKIYHHMLNPFTGYPFENNLSSVTIVSDKSINCDALSTSTFGLGLEKGMDLINSIDNVDAIFITKDKKVYLTNGIQNNFKLTDKAFSIEKFNK; encoded by the coding sequence ATGAATAAGAAAAAAATCACATTTATTTTTGTGATATTGATTTTAGCATTAATTTTATTTTCATTTTTTAGGAGTTCAAGTCAAAATACTAAATATAGTAAAACAAGCTATTACCTTGGTACAGTAAATGAAGTTACTATATTTAATACAAAAGAATCGAAAAGTGATAAAATTTTAAATGAATGTGATAAAATTTTAAGATATATTGATAACAAGATGAGTACTCATATACCAGGAAGTGATGTTTCTAAAATAAATGATAATGCTGGTAAAGATTTTGTCAAAGTTTCTGATGATACATTTTTTGTTGTACAAGAGGCTATAGAGTACTCTAAGTTGTCTAATGGATACTTTGACATAACAATTGGTCCACTATCAAATCTATGGGCAATTGGAACAGACAAGGCTAAGGTCCCAAATGACTCTGAAATAAATGAACTTCTGCCTCTCATTGATTACAAAAATATTATATTAGATGAAAAAAATAAATCTATAAAATTAGTTAAAGAAGATATGAAAATTGATTTAGGAGCAATAGCTAAAGGATATGCTGCTGATAAAATCGTAGGCTATTTGAAATCAGAAGGTATAAAAAAAGCTTTAGTAAACTTGGGGGGTAATATATTTACTCTAGAAGATAGCAAAAATAACAAACCTTTTAAAATTGGTATTCAAGACCCAACTAGCAAAAATGGAGAGTCTATAGGAAATATAGAAACTACAAATAAATCTGTTGTTACATCTGGAATTTATGAGAGATTTATAGAAAAAGATGGCAAAATATATCACCATATGTTAAATCCATTTACAGGATACCCTTTTGAAAACAACTTAAGCAGTGTTACAATAGTCTCTGATAAATCTATTAATTGTGATGCTTTATCCACGTCTACATTTGGACTTGGACTTGAAAAAGGTATGGATTTAATTAATAGTATTGATAATGTAGATGCTATATTTATAACCAAAGATAAAAAAGTATATTTAACTAATGGCATACAAAATAATTTTAAACTTACAGACAAGGCCTTTTCTATTGAAAAGTTCAATAAATAG
- a CDS encoding G5 domain-containing protein: MNLKKLSNVKVSAMAVVLSVGILSGYSALNKQVTLVVKGEERTVSTFSSNVGDLLEAQNISYDGNDIVNLDVNSKLSNGDKIEVIDVKEKTVVETKDIPFEVTVVEDNSLTKGDSKVKEEGKSGKSELVYKETYHNGKKVEKEFVKKVVTSEPVNKVVNKGTKVEMQVASSRGESSRRMASSSSSSSSSNNGRSMRVVATAYSGHTITATGTKPKWGTIAVDPKVIPYGTKVYIPQFDMVFTAEDCGGAIKGNKIDIFMNDSKTVYNWGRKTIDIRILK; the protein is encoded by the coding sequence ATGAATTTAAAGAAATTGAGTAATGTTAAAGTCTCGGCAATGGCGGTTGTTTTATCAGTTGGAATTTTATCAGGATACTCTGCACTTAATAAACAAGTAACATTAGTAGTAAAAGGAGAAGAGAGAACTGTATCTACATTTAGCTCTAATGTAGGAGACCTTTTGGAAGCTCAAAACATTAGTTATGATGGAAATGATATAGTTAATTTGGATGTAAATTCAAAGTTATCGAATGGAGATAAAATAGAAGTAATTGATGTTAAGGAAAAAACAGTTGTAGAGACTAAGGATATTCCATTTGAAGTTACAGTTGTTGAAGACAACTCTTTGACAAAAGGAGATTCTAAAGTTAAAGAAGAAGGAAAATCTGGTAAAAGTGAATTAGTATATAAAGAAACTTATCATAATGGTAAGAAAGTAGAAAAGGAATTTGTGAAAAAAGTTGTTACATCTGAGCCTGTTAATAAAGTTGTAAACAAAGGAACAAAAGTAGAAATGCAAGTAGCTTCATCAAGGGGAGAAAGTTCAAGAAGGATGGCTTCATCTTCTTCAAGTAGTAGCAGTAGTAACAATGGTAGAAGTATGAGAGTTGTAGCAACTGCATATTCTGGTCATACTATAACTGCAACAGGAACAAAGCCTAAGTGGGGAACAATAGCTGTAGACCCTAAGGTTATACCATATGGAACGAAAGTATATATACCTCAATTTGATATGGTATTTACTGCTGAAGACTGTGGTGGTGCGATAAAAGGAAATAAAATTGATATATTTATGAATGATTCAAAGACAGTTTATAACTGGGGAAGAAAAACTATAGATATACGTATATTAAAATAA
- a CDS encoding MBL fold metallo-hydrolase, with the protein MRNKIFLLILIIISLLSGCDKKSLLSIHMIDVGQGDSILVQTPTNKNILIDGGDEDSKNIVISYLKQKRIKTIDIIIATHPDSDHIGSLDNVIKKFNVNSIYMPEQSTESEAYQNIVNSCNDKNLSIQYLYRDDVLNIDNNINIYVLSPSYIQEESNLNSIVFKLNFNDTSFLFMGDAEEPIEKEILHYFELDNINFIKIGHHGSNSSTTSEFIEKIHPDIAAISCGYKNQYGHPHKEVINTLKQNNISIYRTDKIGDIVFYSDGKMIFTKHKYKIDS; encoded by the coding sequence TTGAGAAATAAAATTTTTTTATTAATACTTATTATAATATCACTTTTAAGTGGTTGTGACAAAAAATCTCTACTATCTATACATATGATAGATGTTGGACAAGGTGATAGTATTTTAGTACAAACACCTACAAATAAAAATATATTGATTGATGGAGGTGATGAAGATAGTAAAAATATAGTCATTAGTTACTTAAAACAAAAAAGAATAAAAACCATTGATATAATAATAGCTACACATCCAGATTCCGACCACATAGGAAGTCTTGATAATGTAATAAAAAAATTTAATGTAAATTCCATCTATATGCCTGAACAATCAACAGAAAGTGAAGCTTATCAAAATATAGTAAATTCTTGTAATGATAAAAATCTATCTATTCAGTATCTATACAGAGATGATGTTTTAAATATCGATAACAATATAAATATATATGTATTAAGTCCTTCATATATACAAGAAGAATCTAATTTAAATTCAATAGTTTTTAAATTAAACTTTAATGATACCTCATTTTTATTTATGGGTGATGCAGAAGAACCAATTGAAAAAGAAATTTTACATTATTTTGAATTAGATAATATTAATTTTATAAAAATAGGTCATCATGGAAGCAATTCATCAACTACTTCAGAATTTATTGAAAAAATTCATCCAGATATAGCCGCAATATCATGTGGATATAAAAATCAATATGGTCATCCTCATAAGGAAGTTATCAATACTTTAAAACAAAACAATATATCAATTTATAGGACAGATAAAATAGGTGATATTGTTTTTTATAGTGATGGTAAAATGATATTTACAAAACACAAATATAAAATAGACTCTTAA
- a CDS encoding tRNA threonylcarbamoyladenosine dehydratase, which translates to MENNFTTRTSFLVGDDGIEKLKNSNVIVFGVGGVGSFTVEALARAGVGNLTIVDFDDVDITNINRQIPALHSTVGRYKVDVMEERILDINPNINIKKIRNLYNKDTSSEILIEKYDYVVDAIDMVSSKIHLIETCEKKGLKIISSMGMGNKLDPTKIVVTDIHKTSTCPLAKVMRKELRDRGIKKLKVVYSTEQPIELKKKVMNGKKVTPGSVSFVPSVGGLVIASVIVNELLG; encoded by the coding sequence ATGGAAAATAACTTTACAACGAGGACTAGCTTTCTAGTTGGAGATGATGGTATAGAAAAACTTAAAAATTCAAATGTAATAGTATTTGGAGTTGGAGGAGTAGGTAGTTTTACTGTTGAAGCTTTAGCAAGAGCTGGAGTGGGTAATCTCACTATTGTTGATTTTGATGATGTAGATATAACAAATATAAATAGACAAATACCAGCATTACATTCAACTGTGGGAAGATATAAAGTTGATGTTATGGAAGAAAGGATTTTAGATATAAATCCTAATATTAATATAAAAAAAATAAGAAATCTTTATAATAAAGATACTAGCAGTGAAATATTAATTGAAAAATATGATTATGTTGTGGATGCAATAGATATGGTAAGCTCAAAAATACATTTAATTGAAACATGTGAAAAAAAAGGTTTAAAAATAATAAGCTCTATGGGGATGGGAAATAAATTAGACCCAACTAAAATAGTTGTTACTGATATACACAAAACAAGTACTTGTCCTCTAGCTAAAGTCATGAGAAAAGAGCTTAGAGATAGAGGAATTAAAAAATTAAAAGTGGTATATTCAACTGAACAACCAATAGAACTTAAAAAGAAAGTTATGAATGGTAAAAAGGTAACACCAGGTAGTGTATCATTTGTACCATCTGTTGGAGGATTAGTAATTGCATCTGTAATAGTCAATGAATTATTAGGGTAA
- a CDS encoding NusG domain II-containing protein, protein MKKKDILLILGVLIVITACYGIITVINSKNAGSIEIYVDNKLYKTVSINAKEEFKIENRGGYNIVKIHDKGVEIIDASCPDKVCVHTGFINKPSQSIVCIPNRVSIKINTNEKNDNQEDIISK, encoded by the coding sequence ATGAAGAAAAAAGACATTCTTCTTATTTTAGGCGTTTTGATTGTTATCACAGCATGTTATGGAATAATAACTGTTATAAATTCTAAAAATGCTGGAAGTATTGAAATTTATGTAGATAATAAATTGTATAAGACTGTTTCAATAAATGCCAAAGAAGAATTTAAAATAGAAAATAGGGGAGGGTACAATATAGTTAAAATTCACGACAAAGGTGTAGAGATAATAGATGCTTCATGTCCTGATAAGGTGTGTGTACATACGGGTTTTATAAACAAACCAAGTCAAAGTATAGTTTGTATACCTAACAGAGTGAGCATAAAAATAAATACTAATGAAAAAAATGACAATCAAGAGGACATAATTTCTAAATAA
- a CDS encoding uracil-DNA glycosylase produces the protein MVNLGNDWDELLKEEFEKEYYLNLRKFLIDEYKTRQIFPNMHNMYEALKHTSYKDTKVLILGQDPYHGDNQAHGLAFSVQPQVKTPPSLLNMYKELKEDLGCFIPNNGYLMPWADQGVLLLNTALTVRAHEANSHKNKGWEIFTDRIISILSDREDPVIFVLWGSNARKKVELIDTSKHYILEAPHPSPLSASKGFFGCKHFSKINEILEKLGKEPINWQIENI, from the coding sequence ATGGTTAATTTAGGAAACGATTGGGATGAATTATTAAAAGAAGAATTTGAAAAAGAATATTATTTAAATTTAAGAAAATTCCTTATAGATGAATATAAGACACGTCAAATTTTTCCGAATATGCATAATATGTATGAAGCTTTAAAACACACTTCATATAAGGATACAAAAGTTTTAATACTAGGACAAGACCCCTACCATGGAGATAATCAAGCTCATGGTTTAGCTTTTTCAGTTCAACCACAAGTAAAAACTCCGCCATCTCTATTAAATATGTACAAAGAATTAAAAGAAGATTTAGGATGCTTCATACCTAATAATGGATACTTAATGCCTTGGGCAGACCAAGGTGTATTACTTTTAAATACAGCACTTACTGTTAGAGCACATGAAGCTAATTCTCATAAAAATAAAGGGTGGGAAATCTTCACAGATAGAATAATTTCTATTTTAAGTGACCGTGAAGACCCAGTAATTTTTGTATTATGGGGAAGTAATGCGCGTAAAAAAGTAGAATTAATTGATACAAGTAAGCATTATATTTTGGAAGCTCCCCATCCAAGTCCATTATCAGCAAGTAAAGGTTTTTTTGGATGTAAGCACTTCTCCAAGATAAATGAAATTCTCGAAAAGCTAGGAAAAGAACCTATCAATTGGCAGATAGAAAATATATAA
- a CDS encoding PatB family C-S lyase: MYDFDERPDRVSEKCRKWDLNIIRDKFGDIKEDFVPMWIADMDFKIPTEIENKFIEAVKRGVFGYTYCYDEFYDSVIGWQKDMHKVIVEREWITLTYGTVSTLHYVVQAFCKKGDSIILNTPVYDPFESSAKKQGVNVVCNTLDVINDRYYINFDRLESQIKENKPKLMMFCTPHNPSGRIWSIEEMTKVATICKENNVILVADEVHAEHIHYGEFNSILKLERELLENVILLTSPNKGFNLGGLKTSYSIVINKDIRDTFRDKLKQNSITSPNVFGIIGLITAYDECREWLKSVNEYIKSNYELLETWVNKYEKIKLMKMESSYLAWMDISNLGLSASEFTDKLAIDTGVLIEDGSHFVKDGENYVRINLGTQKENVIEALNRMDLFVKSL, from the coding sequence ATGTATGATTTTGATGAAAGACCAGATAGAGTAAGTGAAAAGTGTAGAAAGTGGGATTTAAACATTATAAGAGATAAATTTGGAGATATTAAAGAAGATTTTGTACCAATGTGGATTGCTGATATGGATTTTAAAATACCAACAGAAATAGAAAATAAATTTATTGAAGCTGTAAAAAGAGGTGTGTTTGGATATACATACTGTTATGATGAATTTTACGATTCAGTTATTGGGTGGCAAAAAGACATGCATAAAGTAATTGTGGAAAGAGAATGGATTACATTGACTTATGGAACTGTGTCAACACTTCACTATGTAGTACAAGCTTTTTGTAAAAAAGGAGATAGTATAATATTAAATACACCAGTTTATGACCCATTTGAATCATCAGCTAAAAAGCAAGGTGTAAATGTAGTTTGTAATACATTAGATGTGATAAATGATAGATATTATATAAATTTTGATAGATTAGAATCTCAAATTAAAGAAAATAAACCTAAACTAATGATGTTTTGTACACCACATAATCCATCAGGAAGAATTTGGTCAATTGAAGAAATGACGAAAGTAGCAACTATATGTAAAGAAAACAATGTTATTTTAGTTGCAGATGAAGTACATGCAGAACATATTCATTATGGTGAATTTAATTCTATTCTTAAGCTTGAAAGGGAACTTTTAGAAAATGTTATACTTCTGACATCACCAAATAAAGGGTTCAATCTTGGAGGATTAAAAACTTCTTATTCTATAGTTATAAATAAGGATATAAGAGATACATTTAGGGATAAATTAAAACAAAATTCTATAACGTCTCCAAATGTGTTTGGAATAATAGGATTAATAACAGCTTATGATGAGTGTAGAGAGTGGTTAAAGAGCGTAAATGAATATATAAAATCAAATTATGAACTTCTAGAGACTTGGGTAAATAAATATGAGAAGATTAAACTAATGAAGATGGAATCATCTTATTTAGCTTGGATGGATATAAGCAATCTAGGGCTAAGTGCAAGTGAATTTACAGATAAGTTAGCGATTGATACAGGTGTGTTAATAGAAGATGGAAGTCATTTTGTAAAAGATGGTGAAAACTATGTTAGGATAAACTTAGGCACTCAAAAAGAAAATGTAATTGAAGCTTTAAATAGAATGGACTTGTTTGTAAAATCATTATAA